One genomic segment of Oncorhynchus masou masou isolate Uvic2021 chromosome 16, UVic_Omas_1.1, whole genome shotgun sequence includes these proteins:
- the LOC135557326 gene encoding uncharacterized protein LOC135557326, which translates to MNYCNSPSPPINYCNSPSPPINYCKSPSPPINYCKSPSPPINDCNSPSPPINYCNSPSPPINYCKSPSPPINYCNSPSPPINYCISPSPPINYCNSPSPPINYCNSPSPPINYCKSPSPPINYCNSPSPPINYFNPPSPPIIYCNSPSPPINYCNSPSPPINYCNSPSPPINYCNSPSPPINYCNSPSPPINYCNSPSPPINYCNSPSPPINYCNSPSRPINYCKSPSPPINYCNSPSPPINYCISPSPPINYCNSPSPPINYCNSPSPLINYCNSPSPPINYFNPPSPPINYCNSPSPPINYCNSPSPPINYFNPPSPPINYCNIPSPPINYCNSRLHQSTTVTPVPTNQLL; encoded by the coding sequence ATGAACTACTGTaactccccatctcctccaatcaactactgtaactccccatctcctccaatCAACTACTGTAAATCCCCGTCTCCACCAATCAACTACTGTAAATCCCCGTCTCCACCAATCAACGACTGTAACTCCCCGTCCCCACCAATCAACTACTGTAACTCCCCGTCCCCACCAATCAACTACTGTAAATCCCCGTCTCCACCAATCAACTACTGTAACTCCCCGTCTCCTCCAATCAACTACTGTATCTCCCCATCTCCACCAATCAACTACTGTAACTCCCCGTCTCCACCAATCAACTACTGTAACTCCCCGTCCCCACCAATCAACTACTGTAAATCCCCGTCTCCACCAATCAACTACTGTAACTCCCCGTCTCCACCAATCAACTACTTTAACCCTCCGTCCCCACCAATCATCTACTGTAACTCCCCGTCCCCACCAATCAACTACTGTAACTCCCCGTCCCCACCAATCAACTACTGTAACTCCCCGTCCCCACCAATCAACTACTGTAACTCCCCGTCCCCACCAATCAACTACTGTAACTCCCCGTCCCCACCAATCAACTACTGTAACTCCCCGTCCCCACCAATCAACTACTGTAACTCCCCGTCCCCACCAATCAACTACTGTAACTCCCCGTCTCGACCAATCAACTACTGTAAATCCCCGTCTCCACCAATCAACTACTGTAACTCCCCGTCTCCTCCAATCAACTACTGTATCTCCCCGTCTCCACCAATCAACTACTGTAACTCCCCGTCTCCACCAATCAACTACTGTAACTCCCCGTCTCCACTAATCAACTACTGTAACTCCCCGTCCCCACCAATCAACTACTTTAACCCTCCGTCCCCACCAATCAACTACTGTAACTCCCCGTCCCCACCAATCAACTACTGTAACTCCCCGTCTCCACCAATCAACTACTTTAACCCTCCGTCCCCACCAATCAACTACTGTAACATCCCGTCTCCACCAATCAACTACTGTAACTCCCGTCTCCACCAATCAACTACTGTAACTCCCGTCCCCACCAATCAACTACTGTAA